From the genome of Spirulina subsalsa PCC 9445:
ACATCTATTAAAATCAATCAAACAAGCCAAGGAAGGTAAAAAATTTGTTAGAGAATTGGTTGATGAATGAAAATTGCTTTTACCGAAGCATCTTGGTCGGACTATCTTTGTACGAGCAAATCAAAGATGAAATTCAAGGGGCAATTAACTGCTTTTTTTGCCATAGCAGAATCCATTAGCAATGGAAATGCTAGAGTCATAGAATTAACATAAAAATTCTGAAAATTATGCAAGAATTAACCGTTAGCTTAAACTTGCCCCGTGATTTACTTGGGGTGCTTGATGTCCCCGAAACGAGTTTGTCAAGCCGTCTTCGAGAATTGATAGCCCTGGAGTTATTTCGAGAAGGGTTAATTTCCTCTGGGAAAGGGGGAGAGTTAGTAGGGAAGACTAAATGGGATTTTATTCAGCTTTTGGCAAAGCATAATATTCCTTATTTTAATGAAACTCCAGAAGAGTTGGTGGCTGAGGTGGCGAATTTAAAAAAACTTTTGGGTGATCACCAGAAATGATTGTGGTTTCCAATTCTAGCCCTTTAATCGCTTTAGCGAAGATTGGAGAGTTTGAACTGTTACATTCTCTGTATGAAAAGTTATGGATTCCTGCAGCAGTTCGAGAGGAGGTGACGAGGGTTGGTCAAGACTCAGCGGAAATAGAGAAAAATCGCCCCGGAATTGAGGAAGTTAGAGAAGCCACTTGGATTCGTAGCGTGGATGTGTCTAATCTAGCTGCGGTTCAGCTTCTCAGAGGGCGGTTAGATGCGGGGGAAAGTGAAGCAGTTGTTTTAGCTCTTGAGCTAAATGCCGATTTGCTATTAATCGATGAAGCTAGGGGCCGAAGAGTCGCTGAGGCAGAAGGAATCACTACCAGCGGTACAGTGGGAACATTGGTGGCTGCAAAAACACAAGGCTTGATTCTGGAAGTAACCCCTCTACTTAATGCTTTGGTAGCTTCAGGGTTTCGGATGAGCCAGGATTTGTATGAAACGGCTCGACAGATTGCTGGTGAGGAGGGATGAAAAAGATTTTATCCACACTTGTTTGTGGGATGCCGTTGTAGGAATGATGGCAGGGGTTTTCGCGAACATCTGATGGTTTTCTATAGAGGATTGATGGCGATGAATCTTTATGAGACAGACTTTTACGCTTGGACCCAACACCAAGCAGAAGCCCTTAAACAACATCAATGGGAACGGCTAGACTTACCCAATTTGCTAGAGGAAATTGAAGCATTGGGAAGACGAGAACGGCAGGAACTGAGAAATCGTTTAGGGATTTTGTTGGGATATTTACTCAAATGGCAGTACCAGTCTGAATTAAGGGGAAATAGCTGGTTGGCGACGATTCGAGAGCAAAGGCGTGAAATTCTGACGCTATTACAAGAAAATCCTAGTCTTAAACCCTATTTGCAAGAAGCGCTGGCGTTAGCTTATCAAAGTGGGCTAGACCTCGCTGTGCGTGAAACGGGTTTATCCTACGCCCAGTTTCCGGAATCCTGCCCCTATACTTGGGAACAAAGTTTAGCATACGTCGCAATTCATCCCCGATTCGACCGCAGGTGAATCGGGGATGAATTGCGACAGTTCTATGCTAGAATAACGGCATCTATATCCAAAATATATAAGTGTTTCGTGCATACAAGTTCAGGGCCTACCCAACCGAAGAGCAGAAGCTCACCATCGCCAAAAGCTTTGGCTGTTGTCGCTGGTACTGGAACTATGCTCTGAACTTGTGCCAAGAAACCTACCAAACCACTGGCAAAGGGTTATCGTACTTCACGATTAAGGGATTGCTTCCTAACCTGAAGGAAGAAAATCTTTGGCTTAAGGACGCATACTCCCAGTGCTTGCAGGTTGTCGCTAAAAACTTGTCAACTGCTTATAAGAACTTTTTTGAGGGTAGGGCTAGGCTACCACGCTTCAAATCCAAGAAGGAGCGTCAGGCAATCACTTACCCTCAGAACGTCAAACTCGAAGGAGATTACGTTAAACTCCCCGGGAAAGTGGGGAAGCTGTACTGTCGGCAGCACCGAGAAGTGGTGGGGAAGATCAAATCCGCGACTGTTTCCCTTAACCCAGATGGGAAGTACTACCTATCCATCCTGGTTGACGATGGTTGCGAACAGCCAAATCCTAGTGCCGAGGGAAAGGTTATCGGGCTTGATCTGGGTCTAACGCACTTCGTGGTCACCAGCGACGGCTCGAAGTTTGATAATCCCCGGCACCTAGCCAAGCACTCTCGCAACCTAAAGCGTAAGCAGCAAAATCTTTCTCGGAAGCAGAAGGGGAGTAAAAATCGGGAGAAGGCGAGAAAACGAGTCGCTCGCGTTCACAGCCGAATCGCTCGTTGCCGTGAGGATTTTCTACACAAGCTATCCCGCAAGATAGTCAACGAAAACCAAGTGATTGCTGTAGAAAATCTGAATGTTAAAGGTATGGTGAAGAATCCCAACCTCGCCAAAGCCATTAGCGACTGTGGTTGGGGGATGTTCTGCACAAGGCTGAAATACAAGGCGGAAGGGGAAGGCAAGATATATATCGAAGTTAACCGTTTCTTTCCTTCCTCCAAAACCTGCCATGTATGTCTTAATCAGGTGGGTAACTTGCCTCTGGAGGTTCGCAGTTGGAGTTGCGAGCATTGTGGCACAGTGCATGACCGTGATCTTAACGCGGCGATCAACATCAAAAACGAAGCCTTGCGGATATTGGAGTTGGGAACCCGCTCTACTGCCTTTGGGAGGGAACGTAAGTCGTCTGGTAGGACTTTGGTTCTGCTAGATGCGGTTCCTGTTGAACAAGGAAGCCGCTCATCTATCGCGTAGCGATGATGAGCGGTAGTTCACATGCAGAATTTTTTCCGACTTGAAAATAATTAAGAGGTTTCTTAGGGGAATCCCAGTTTTCTGATATCAGGCAATTGACACCAAAACTAAGCCCAGCAACATGAACCCAATTAAAATTCCTGTTTTAGACCTCAAGCCCCAGTACGAGCAAATCAAAGACGAAGTTCAAGCGGCAATCAACCGCGTTTTAGAGTCAGGTCAGTTTATCATGGGACCTGATGTGAAGCTGTTTGAGGAGGAGGTAGCGGCTTATTTGGGGGTGAAGCACGCCATTGGGGTGAATTCGGGGACGGATGCGCTGGTGATTGGTTTAAGGGCGTTGGGAATTGGGGAAGGGGATGAGGTGATTACTACTCCTTTTTCTTTTTTCGCTACGGCTGAATCCATTAGCCATGTGGGGGCAAAACCTGTTTTTGCGGATATTGACCCCAGAAGTTTCAATATTGACCCCAAAGAGATTAAAGGGAAAATTACCCCTCGGACTAAAGCGATTATGCCTGTTCACCTCTATGGGCAACCCGCCGCGATGGGGCAGATTATGGAGATTGCCCAAGAACATGGTTTAAAGGTGATTGAAGACTGCGCTCAATCCTTTGGTGCCAGATATTGGGGAACTTGTTCCTCTTGTGATGGTCATTGTCAGGAATCCTCGCGGGAGGCATTGCGAGGGAAATTTACGGGGACTATTGGAGATGTGGGCGCTTATTCCTTTTTCCCTTCTAAAAACTTGGGGGCTTATGGGGATGGGGGTATGGTTGTCACCAATGATGACCAAGTGGCGGAAGTAGCGCGGATGTTGCGGGTGCATGGGGCGAGGAAGAAGTATCACAATGAGATGTTGGGGTATAATTCCCGGTTAGATACGTTACAAGCAGCGATTTTGCGGGTGAAGTTGCCTTATTTGGAGCAGTGGAATGAGGGGAGACGTAGGGTGGCGCAAACTTACAATGAGTTGTTAGCGGATGTTGCGGGGATTATTACTCCAGAGTTGGCTGATGGTCATGTGTTTCACCAGTACACGATTCGGGTGTTGGATGGGAAGCGGGAGAAAGTGAAGGAGTATTTGGGTGAGCAGGGGATTGGGTCGATGATTTATTATCCTGTGCCGCAAGACCAGTTACCTGTTTATCAGGGGCAGTATCCCAAGCTGCCAGTGAGTGATTTGTTGGGGACTGAGGTGTTGAGTTTACCCATTTGGCCGGAGTTAGAGAAATCTACTATTGAGCGCATTTTGAAAGTGGTTGAAAAATCATTGGTTGTAGATAAATAGTCTAACGAAAAAAGATATGAATTTACAACCTAATCAAGAAATATAAAAATAAAATATTATGAAAGCAGTTATTTTAGCAGGAGGATATGGCACTCGCCTGAGTGAAGAAACGCATCTCAAACCAAAGCCAATGGTAGAGATTGGAGAGCGCCCCATTCTTTGGCACATTATGAAGTGTTACTCCGCTTATGGAGTGAATGATTTTATTATTTGTTGTGGTTATAAAGGCTATGTAATTAAAGAATATTTTGCTAACTACTTTTTACATATGTCTGATGTCACCTTTGATATGCAATCCAATCAAATGGAAGTACATCATAAACATACTGAACCCTGGCGAGTAACCCTTGTAGATACAGGGGAAAATACTCTGACTGGTGGGCGATTGAAACGAGTTCAAGACTATGTAGGAAATGAAACTTTTTGCTTTACTTATGGCGATGGAGTCAGTGACATTGATATTAGCCAATTAATTAACTTTCACCAGAAAAACGGCTTATGGGCAACAATTACAGCCGTACAACCACCTGGTCGGTATGGGGCATTAAATATTGATCCACAAGGGCGAGTATTGAATTTTCAGGAAAAACCACAAGGGGACGGGGGATGGATCAATGGTGGCTATTTTGTGTTGGAACCCCAGGTATTCGATTTTATCGAAGGGGATATGACCAGTTGGGAAAGTGGTCCATTGCAAGAAATAGCCAGTAAAAATCAATTAGCCGCTTTTAATCACTATGGATTTTGGCAGGCAATGGATACCCTGAGAGACAGAAATATATTGGAAGAATTGTGGCGTTCTGGACAAGCGCCCTGGAAGGTGTGGTAATGAATCCGACTAGCTTTTGGCAGGGGAAAAGAGTTTTCGTCACAGGGCATACGGGTTTCAAAGGGAGTTGGTTGGCTTTGTGGCTGCAATCTTTCGGGGCGAGCGTCGTTGGTTATGCTTTGGAACCTGCTACTCACCCGAATTTGTTTCAATTGGCTAGAGTGGCAGAGGGCATGACTTCGGTTATGGGAGATATCCGAGAACTCTCCAGATTAAAGGAAGTCATGGCTGATTTTAGGCCAGAGATTGTTTTTCATTTGGCAGCACAAGCATTAGTCCGAGAGTCCTACCAAAACCCTGTCGATACCTATGCCACCAATGTTATGGGTACGGTTAATCTCCTAGAAGCCGTGCGCCAAATCAAGGGAGTGCGGGTTGTTGTCAATGTTACTTCCGATAAATGTTATGAAAATCGTGAGTGGGTTTGGGGTTATCGAGAAACTGAACCCCTCGGCGGATATGACCCCTATAGTAGTAGCAAGGCTTGTGCTGAACTGGTGACAGGGGCTTACCGTAATTCGTTTTTTAATGTTGATAATTATTTAGAGCATCAAGTTGCAATTGCTACAGCTAGAGCAGGTAATGTGATTGGGGGTGGTGATTGGGCGGTTGATCGCCTAGTCCCTGATTGCTTACGAGCTTTTGAAAAAGGAAAGTTCGTGAAATTACGCTCTCCCCATGCCATCCGTCCTTGGCAACACGTGATTGAACCTATATCCGGTTATTTACTTCTGGCTGAAAATCTTCTGAGTCCCGAAGCCTCTCGTTATGCTTGTGCTTGGAATTTTGGGCCAGATGGCAAAGGGGATGCTACTGTAGGGGAAGTCGCCACCACCCTAGCTCATCTTTGGGGTAAAAATGCAGGGGTTGACATAGACGCTTGCGAAAATCATCCCCATGAAGCTGGGCTATTGAGGTTGGATATTACTCGTGTTAAAACTGAGCTAGGATGGCAACCCTGTTGGTCTGTAAAACAGGCACTCCAAGCTACGGTTGATTGGCATCAGGCTTGGTTGGGAGGGCAAGATATGCGGGAATATTCTTTATCCCAAATCGCTGCCTATCAAGATACCCAATCGACTGTGGTCTCTGCCCTATGAAAATTGTTGCTACGCCTATTCAAGGGGTTTATCTTGTTGAAACGACACCCTTTCAGGATGAACGGGGTAGTTTTTATCGCGCATTTTGCGATCGCGAGCTTGATTCCCTCTTGCAAGGGGAAACAATTTGTCAAGTAAATGTGTCTCGCACAGAAGCAGTTGGGGCAATCCGAGGGCTGCACTTTCAATATCCGCCCCATGCTGAAATGAAACTGATCCGTTGTCTTAAAGGGCGAGTTTGGGATGTAGCTGTGGATTTACGCCAAGATTCATCCACTTTCTTGAAATGCTATCAAGCCGAATTATCTGCGGATAATGCCTACATGATGGTGATACCTCAAGGGTGCGCTCACGGATTTCAAGTCTTGGAAGCAGGGAGTGAGTTGCTTTATTTGCACACAGCATATTATGAACCCAAATCTGAAGGTGGAATTCGCTATAGTGACCCTAAGCTGAATATTTCCTGGCCTTTGAAAGTTACAGATGTTTCCACTCGGGATTCCTCTCATCCATTGTTATCGGAAGATTTCCGGGGGGTGGTCTTATGAGATGTCGTCATTGTGGTTCGGAATTAAAACTGCCTTTGGTGGATTTAGGCAGTGCGCCCCCTTCTAATGCCTATCTCACTGAGGAAAAACTTCATGCTCCAGAACGCTGGTTTCCTTTGCGCGTGTTAGTTTGTGAATCCTGCTGGCTGGTACAGACTGAAGATTTTGCCGAAGCGGATGAATTGTTTGAGGCTGACTATGCCTATTTCAGTGGGTTTTCCAGCAGTTGGCTGGCTCATTGCGATCGCTATGTAGCTGAGATGGTTGAGCGTTTTGGACTGAATCAAGACAGTTATGTAGTTGAGGTGGCAGCGAATGATGGTTATCTGTTGCAATATGTTCAGGGGCGTGGTATTCCCTGTTTAGGGATTGAACCCACAGCCAGTACCGCAGCCGCAGCCCGTGGCAAGGGAATTCCGATTGTGGAACAGTTTTTTGGGACTGACCTGGCTAAAAATCTGGCCAGTCAAGGAAAGCAGGCTGATTTGACTGTTGCAAATAATGTCTTAGCCCATGTACCGAATATCAATGATTTTGTTGCAGGTTTTGCTATACTGCTTAAGCCCCAAGGAGTAGCAACCTTTGAGTTTCCCCACCTGGTGAGATTGATTGAAGAAATCCAATTTGACACCATCTATCACGAGCATTTTTCCTATCTGTCGCTAACGGCAGTAAAGCACATATTTTCTGCTAATGGTTTAAGTGTTTTTGATGTGGAAGAACACCCAACTCATGGTGGTAGTTTGAGAGTCTTTGCTCAACGCCAGGATTATGGGAAACAAGTTGTGAGCGATCGCGTCAAGGAGTTAATACATCGAGAGTCGCAACTTGGGATTTCTAAAGCTGACTATTATGTTAATTTTCAGACTAAGGCTAATCAAGTCAAGAATGGTTTTTTAGCTTTTTTGTTGGAAGCAAAGCGGCAAGGCAAGATTGTGGTAGGTTATGGGGCTGCGGCGAAAGGAAATACCCTAATGAATTATGCAGGAATTCGTCCTGATTTAATTCCCTTTGTGGTGGATCGTAATCCAGCGAAGCAGGGGAAGTTTATGCCAGGGAGTCGAATTCCGATTGTGGAAGAAAGCTATATCAAAAATACTAAACCGAATTATGTAATTATTTTGCCGTGGAATTTAAAAAAAGAAATTATGGTTCAACTTGAATATATTCGCGAATGGGGTGGAAATTGTGTAACGGCAGTTCCCCAATTACAACTAATATAAAAAACAGAGCATTACCTACAAAAAAATATTGTTATAGTAGATCAAGAAAATTCACATATGTTAAACCCAAAAAATATGGAACAAATTCCTGTATTTAAACCTTTAATTGAACAAGAAGAAATCCAAGCGGCAGTTGAATCATTACAACTGGGATGGTTGGGTATGGGAGGTTACGTTGGTAAATTTGAAGAAGAGTTAAAAAATTTTATTGGTGCTGATGACCGATATGTAGTAGCTGTTAATACTGGTCACTCTGCCTTGCATCTAGCAATGATGCTCATTGGACTGCAACCGGGTGACGAAGTTATAACCCCATCATTCAACAACATTGCTGATTTTCAAGCTATTTTAGCGGTTGGTGCTAACCCTGTTTTTTGCGATATTCGTGAAGATACTTTATGTATTGATGTTTTAAAAGCTGAGGAATTAATTAATCCAAAAACTAAAGCCATAATTTCTATGGATTATGATTGCTGTCTAGCAGATCATGAGGCCGTTGCTGACTTGGCCAATCGTTATAAGATTCGTGTAATTCACGATGCAGCACACTCCTTCGGCTCATATTACAAAAGTCAAAAAATAGGCACGTTTTCTGACCTTTGTATGTTTAGTTTTGATCCTGTGAAAACTATTACATGTATTGATGGTGGTGCATTAGTTGTGAAAACGCAGGAAGAAGTTGAAATTCTTCATGAGATGCGGTTAATTGGTATGGGACAACCAGCAAGCGTGATGTATGGTAATCAACGAGCATGGACTTATGATGTTAATCGCTTGGGATTTCGTTACCACATGGCTAATTTGCATGCTGCTATTGGTTTGTCTCAACTTTCCAAAATGCCCGAGATAACCAAGTCTCGACAAAAAGCTTGCTGCTTATACAACACCTTACTGTCTGGGGTGGAACATATAAAAACTCCTAATTCTGACTTTACAGATGTCACCCCTTTTCTTTACTACATTAGAGTTCCTGCCGATGATCGACAAGCACTTCGCGATTGGCTGAAAAAGCACGGTATTGATACTGGAATCCATTGGCAACCTGGACATTGGTTTAGCTTACTGTCCAATGCCCGCCAAGGAGATTTATCAGTGACTAATTTGATTGGTAGCCAAATATTATCGCTTCCTTTACATTCGATGATGAAGGAGCAAGAAGTCGAATATATTGCAAATATGATTGTGGATTTTTTTAAAACTAAGTCAAATGTCTAAGCCAACTGTCATTCTATTAGGATCCAAGCCCGGTGCAATTGTAGCCCTTCAGTTAATGCTACAGAGCAACTGGGAAGTTAAAGCTGTTGTTCCATCAGGTTCACATTCCTTTATCACTGGCGATACTTTAAAGGATTTTGCACAAAAACAAAAACTGAGTGTTCTTACTCAGGATGAATTAGAATCTGAAAAAGTAGATTTGGTAATTAGTTATATGTTTAGAGACAAAGTAACAAAAACCACTTTGTCTTTGGCTAAGAAAGCGGCGGTAAATTTTCATGCAGGTCCGCTTCCAGAATATGGTGGATGGGCTTTTTATAATTTAGCGATTCTTGAAAGTGCTTCAGAGTATGGCTGTACATGTCACCATATGGATGAAGGTTTTGATACGGGGCCGTTGCTCAAAGTCAATCGTTTTCAGATTGATCCAGAAAAAGAAACAGCAGTTTCATTAGAACAAAAATCTCAAGAAGAAATGATTCTTTTGTTTAAAGAATTCATGACTATGGTGGAAGATTGCAAAGAATTACCGAAGATAAACCAAGATCCTTCCCGAATGCGTTACTTAAAGAAAAAAGATTTTGAAAAACTTAAAAGAATTCCAGTTGACGCAGATCAACACACTATCCAGCGAATAGCTAGAGCATTTTTTTATCCACCTTATGAGTGTGCTTATATTGATTTTGAAAATACTAGAGTTGAAGTGATTCCTGAAATTGTAAAATGGGAGCTTGCCAAACAACTTCATAAGGAGGATTTGATTAGCCTCCGCAAAGTTGCAGGTATTATTGCATAACCATTTTGCACTCTACGCACAATACTATGATTGATTGAGAGAAAAAATAGTTAATAAAGGTTCAGACCATGATTGAATCAAATCCCATGCAAGCTTTTCAACATGAGAGAGAGCAGGCAATTAATGCTTACAGCAAGGACAAGGAATGGCATAACATTTCTCTACATTGGCTTGCACGTGCTTTCAAGCATAAGTATATGTATAACTTCAGTATGCTGGGTCGGCCAATTATTCAAACGCCGATTGATATCCTCGCCATGCACGAGTTAATTTGGTCAATTCAACCTGACCTGATTATCGAAACTGGCATTGCTCACGGGGGCTCGCTGATTTTTTCTGCCTCTATGTTAGAACTTAATGCTGCTTGCGGCGGATCTCAAGATGCTGAAGTATTGGGTCTAGATATTGACATTCGTCAGCACAATCGAGAGGCTATAGAGGCTCATCCTATGTTTAAGCGCATCTCAATGATTCAAGGTTCGAGCATTGACCCTGAAATCATTGAGCAAGTAAAAGCGAAAGCTGCTAACAAGAAAAAAATCTTAGTCTGCCTGGACAGCAACCACACTCACAATCATGTTCTGGCTGAATTAGAAGCCTATGCGCCATTGGTTTCAGTCGGCAGCTATTGTGTGGTATTCGACACCATAATCGAAGATTTACCTGATGATATGTTTTCTGACAGACCTTGGGCAGTAGGTAATAACCCCAAAACTGCCGTTTGGGAATATCTCAAAACCCACCCCGAATTTGAAATTGATAAAAGCATTCAGCACAAGCTACTCATTACCGTCGCTCCTGACGGGTACTTAAAGCGTGTCCATTAATCCACCAATGACACTGAAACGGAATCTCATTGCTAACTATATTGGACAAGGTTGGGTCGCGCTGATGGGGCTGGCCTTCATTCCCCAGTACATTAAGTACCTGGGGATTGAAGCTTATGGATTGATTGGTCTGTTTGCTGTGCTACAGGCTTGGCTAGGTTTGTTAGATATGGGGATGACACCTACTCTTGGCCGTGAGATGGCTCGCTTTACTGGTGGTGGTCACAGTAATGAGTCAATTCGCGACTTACTGCGGAGCATTGAGATGATCGCATTAGGCATTGCCCTATTAATCGCCGGAAGCATTGCCATAGGAGCGCACTGGATTGCTAGTTCTTGGCTTAAAGCCGAAGCTATCCCAGTAGATGTTGTCGCCCAAGCCTTTACCATCATGGGGTTTGTTACTGCGTTGCGTTTCGCCGAGGGCATTTACCGTAGCGCTATTATCGGTCTACAGCGACAGGTGCTGTTTAATGTTGTAAACAGCATCATGGCAACCTTACGCGGTCTGGGGTCTGTGGGGATTCTGATATGGGTGTCACCTACCATCAAAGCATTCTTTCTTTGGCAAGCGGTGGTTTCGGTCGTCACGCTTATGATTTTGGCAATTACAACCTACAGCAGTTTACCTAGGGGGGTTCGGAGAGGGCATTTCTCGATTGATTCTCTACAATCCGTGTGGCGGTTTGCAGGGGGAATGGTAACTGGAACCTTGACAGGGTTACTGCTAAGTGCAACAGATAAAATATTGATTAGCAGATATCTCCCATTAAGCGATTTAGGGTATTACTCCTTAGCGAACACAGTGATTGGGATACTAGGAGTCATGTTAGGACCGGTCAATCAAGCCGTCTTTCCACGCTTTGCAGAACTTATAGCAAAAAATAAAAAGAGTGAATTAGAACTCATATTTTTAAAATCATCACAGATGGTATCCGTTTTTTTAGGAACAATAGCAATCATTTTGATATTCCAAGGGAAGAATATTATCTTCATTTGGTCTGGTGATGAAAAACTTGCAAGCATGACTGGTCTAATAGTTTCCATACTAGCATCAGGTATCCTAATATCCAGTCCTACATGGATGCTTTACCAATTGCAGATTGCTTACGGAAAACCCAGTATTGGTGTCTACATTAATATAGCTAATATCATTTTTACTTTACCGATATTACTGGTAGTTACTTCAAATTTTGGCTTGATTGGCACTGCACTTGTTACAGTTTTATCTTCATTAATTAGCCTCGTTTTACACATATTTTTGAGTTTGACATTGAATAAATATTTTAAAGTCTCTTTTTATGATTGGGGATTGAAATCAATTGTAAAGCCAATTCTGCTAGTATTTTTATTAAACCTTGTTTGTTTTTTGATATGGCCAAATTCAATCAGTAATAAATATATTAATTTAATGAGCATTCTATTTCTTTCATTTGCTAGTTTTTGGGTAAGTTTTGCTTCTGCAAAATTGCTGAGAGATTCAATTGTGAATCACTTTATGATTCTAAAATTTTTTAGATAATTTGTTAAACCTGAAAGTAATTAGCTTTAAAAAAGTGAAATGAACTTTAATCCTTTAGTAACTATTGGAATACCTACTT
Proteins encoded in this window:
- a CDS encoding UPF0175 family protein; the encoded protein is MQELTVSLNLPRDLLGVLDVPETSLSSRLRELIALELFREGLISSGKGGELVGKTKWDFIQLLAKHNIPYFNETPEELVAEVANLKKLLGDHQK
- a CDS encoding DUF3368 domain-containing protein, coding for MIVVSNSSPLIALAKIGEFELLHSLYEKLWIPAAVREEVTRVGQDSAEIEKNRPGIEEVREATWIRSVDVSNLAAVQLLRGRLDAGESEAVVLALELNADLLLIDEARGRRVAEAEGITTSGTVGTLVAAKTQGLILEVTPLLNALVASGFRMSQDLYETARQIAGEEG
- a CDS encoding DUF29 domain-containing protein; its protein translation is MAMNLYETDFYAWTQHQAEALKQHQWERLDLPNLLEEIEALGRRERQELRNRLGILLGYLLKWQYQSELRGNSWLATIREQRREILTLLQENPSLKPYLQEALALAYQSGLDLAVRETGLSYAQFPESCPYTWEQSLAYVAIHPRFDRR
- a CDS encoding RNA-guided endonuclease InsQ/TnpB family protein, with amino-acid sequence MFRAYKFRAYPTEEQKLTIAKSFGCCRWYWNYALNLCQETYQTTGKGLSYFTIKGLLPNLKEENLWLKDAYSQCLQVVAKNLSTAYKNFFEGRARLPRFKSKKERQAITYPQNVKLEGDYVKLPGKVGKLYCRQHREVVGKIKSATVSLNPDGKYYLSILVDDGCEQPNPSAEGKVIGLDLGLTHFVVTSDGSKFDNPRHLAKHSRNLKRKQQNLSRKQKGSKNREKARKRVARVHSRIARCREDFLHKLSRKIVNENQVIAVENLNVKGMVKNPNLAKAISDCGWGMFCTRLKYKAEGEGKIYIEVNRFFPSSKTCHVCLNQVGNLPLEVRSWSCEHCGTVHDRDLNAAINIKNEALRILELGTRSTAFGRERKSSGRTLVLLDAVPVEQGSRSSIA
- a CDS encoding DegT/DnrJ/EryC1/StrS family aminotransferase; this encodes MNPIKIPVLDLKPQYEQIKDEVQAAINRVLESGQFIMGPDVKLFEEEVAAYLGVKHAIGVNSGTDALVIGLRALGIGEGDEVITTPFSFFATAESISHVGAKPVFADIDPRSFNIDPKEIKGKITPRTKAIMPVHLYGQPAAMGQIMEIAQEHGLKVIEDCAQSFGARYWGTCSSCDGHCQESSREALRGKFTGTIGDVGAYSFFPSKNLGAYGDGGMVVTNDDQVAEVARMLRVHGARKKYHNEMLGYNSRLDTLQAAILRVKLPYLEQWNEGRRRVAQTYNELLADVAGIITPELADGHVFHQYTIRVLDGKREKVKEYLGEQGIGSMIYYPVPQDQLPVYQGQYPKLPVSDLLGTEVLSLPIWPELEKSTIERILKVVEKSLVVDK
- the rfbF gene encoding glucose-1-phosphate cytidylyltransferase, whose amino-acid sequence is MKAVILAGGYGTRLSEETHLKPKPMVEIGERPILWHIMKCYSAYGVNDFIICCGYKGYVIKEYFANYFLHMSDVTFDMQSNQMEVHHKHTEPWRVTLVDTGENTLTGGRLKRVQDYVGNETFCFTYGDGVSDIDISQLINFHQKNGLWATITAVQPPGRYGALNIDPQGRVLNFQEKPQGDGGWINGGYFVLEPQVFDFIEGDMTSWESGPLQEIASKNQLAAFNHYGFWQAMDTLRDRNILEELWRSGQAPWKVW
- the rfbG gene encoding CDP-glucose 4,6-dehydratase yields the protein MNPTSFWQGKRVFVTGHTGFKGSWLALWLQSFGASVVGYALEPATHPNLFQLARVAEGMTSVMGDIRELSRLKEVMADFRPEIVFHLAAQALVRESYQNPVDTYATNVMGTVNLLEAVRQIKGVRVVVNVTSDKCYENREWVWGYRETEPLGGYDPYSSSKACAELVTGAYRNSFFNVDNYLEHQVAIATARAGNVIGGGDWAVDRLVPDCLRAFEKGKFVKLRSPHAIRPWQHVIEPISGYLLLAENLLSPEASRYACAWNFGPDGKGDATVGEVATTLAHLWGKNAGVDIDACENHPHEAGLLRLDITRVKTELGWQPCWSVKQALQATVDWHQAWLGGQDMREYSLSQIAAYQDTQSTVVSAL
- a CDS encoding dTDP-4-dehydrorhamnose 3,5-epimerase family protein, translated to MKIVATPIQGVYLVETTPFQDERGSFYRAFCDRELDSLLQGETICQVNVSRTEAVGAIRGLHFQYPPHAEMKLIRCLKGRVWDVAVDLRQDSSTFLKCYQAELSADNAYMMVIPQGCAHGFQVLEAGSELLYLHTAYYEPKSEGGIRYSDPKLNISWPLKVTDVSTRDSSHPLLSEDFRGVVL
- a CDS encoding class I SAM-dependent methyltransferase, which gives rise to MRCRHCGSELKLPLVDLGSAPPSNAYLTEEKLHAPERWFPLRVLVCESCWLVQTEDFAEADELFEADYAYFSGFSSSWLAHCDRYVAEMVERFGLNQDSYVVEVAANDGYLLQYVQGRGIPCLGIEPTASTAAAARGKGIPIVEQFFGTDLAKNLASQGKQADLTVANNVLAHVPNINDFVAGFAILLKPQGVATFEFPHLVRLIEEIQFDTIYHEHFSYLSLTAVKHIFSANGLSVFDVEEHPTHGGSLRVFAQRQDYGKQVVSDRVKELIHRESQLGISKADYYVNFQTKANQVKNGFLAFLLEAKRQGKIVVGYGAAAKGNTLMNYAGIRPDLIPFVVDRNPAKQGKFMPGSRIPIVEESYIKNTKPNYVIILPWNLKKEIMVQLEYIREWGGNCVTAVPQLQLI
- a CDS encoding DegT/DnrJ/EryC1/StrS family aminotransferase, which encodes MEQIPVFKPLIEQEEIQAAVESLQLGWLGMGGYVGKFEEELKNFIGADDRYVVAVNTGHSALHLAMMLIGLQPGDEVITPSFNNIADFQAILAVGANPVFCDIREDTLCIDVLKAEELINPKTKAIISMDYDCCLADHEAVADLANRYKIRVIHDAAHSFGSYYKSQKIGTFSDLCMFSFDPVKTITCIDGGALVVKTQEEVEILHEMRLIGMGQPASVMYGNQRAWTYDVNRLGFRYHMANLHAAIGLSQLSKMPEITKSRQKACCLYNTLLSGVEHIKTPNSDFTDVTPFLYYIRVPADDRQALRDWLKKHGIDTGIHWQPGHWFSLLSNARQGDLSVTNLIGSQILSLPLHSMMKEQEVEYIANMIVDFFKTKSNV